Proteins encoded by one window of Serratia nevei:
- the ybbA gene encoding putative ABC transporter ATP-binding protein YbbA, whose amino-acid sequence MPAENVLEVHHLSKHVGQGEHQLTILTGVELLVKPAQTIALIGESGSGKSTLLGILAGLDDGSEGEVRLLGESLTALDEEGRAALRARNVGFVFQSFMLVPTLNALENVQLPALLRGESDRQSREQAVQLLEQLGLGKRLDHLPAQLSGGEQQRVALARAFSGRPRVLFADEPTGNLDRQTGDRIADLLFSLNRDFDTTLILVTHDETLAARCQRRLRLREGKLWEEA is encoded by the coding sequence ATGCCAGCGGAAAACGTTCTTGAAGTTCATCATCTTAGTAAACACGTTGGTCAGGGTGAGCATCAGCTCACCATCCTTACCGGAGTCGAGCTGCTTGTCAAACCCGCGCAGACGATCGCCCTGATCGGCGAATCCGGATCGGGGAAATCGACCCTGCTGGGCATTTTGGCCGGGCTGGATGACGGCAGCGAGGGCGAGGTGCGCCTGCTTGGCGAGTCGTTGACCGCGTTGGACGAAGAGGGCCGCGCCGCGCTGCGCGCCAGGAACGTCGGCTTCGTGTTTCAGTCGTTCATGCTGGTGCCGACGCTGAACGCGCTGGAAAACGTGCAGCTGCCGGCGCTGCTGCGCGGCGAGAGCGACAGGCAAAGCCGCGAGCAGGCGGTGCAGCTGCTGGAACAGCTGGGATTGGGCAAACGGCTCGATCACCTGCCGGCGCAGCTGTCCGGCGGCGAGCAGCAGCGCGTGGCGCTGGCGCGCGCCTTCAGCGGCCGGCCGCGGGTGCTGTTCGCCGATGAACCGACCGGCAACCTCGATCGTCAGACCGGCGATCGCATCGCCGACCTGCTGTTTTCCCTCAATCGCGATTTTGACACCACCCTGATCCTGGTGACCCATGACGAAACCCTGGCGGCGCGCTGCCAGCGGCGGCTGCGGCTGCGCGAAGGCAAGCTGTGGGAGGAAGCATGA